One region of Eretmochelys imbricata isolate rEreImb1 chromosome 2, rEreImb1.hap1, whole genome shotgun sequence genomic DNA includes:
- the LOC144260781 gene encoding histone H4-like, which produces MSGHSKCGKGLGKGGAKRHHKVLWDNIQGTTKPAIRRLARCGGVKRISGLIYEETRGVLKVFLENVVRNAVPYTEHAKRKTVTAMDVVYALKRLGCTLYGFGG; this is translated from the coding sequence ATGTCTGGTCACAGTAAGTGTGGTAAAGGCTTGGGGAAGGGAGGTGCCAAGCGCCatcataaagtgctttgggataaCATCCAAGGTACTACCAAGCCAGCTATTCGTCGCTTGGCTCGATGCGGCGGGGTGAAACGTATTTCGGGGTTGATCTACGAAGAGACCCGTGGAGTGCTGAAGGTGTTCTTGGAGAATGTGGTCCGCAATGCTGTCCCTTACACTGAACATGCCAAGCGAAAGACTGTAACAGCTATGGATGTGGTTTATGCTCTGAAGCGCCTGGGTTGTACTCTCTATGGTTTTGGTGGCTAA